From the genome of Spinacia oleracea cultivar Varoflay chromosome 2, BTI_SOV_V1, whole genome shotgun sequence, one region includes:
- the LOC130467929 gene encoding uncharacterized protein: protein MKRRERSWMYDRLDGRNLKPDFLKGVGEFIEFCKEHPTCNDGDKIRCPCPLCDNRRFHDTETVRVHLYKKGFVRNYYQWICQGESLVESSRVQPNQYRDMVIDALGNNQEHLVNEEGNSVEEEPNDEAKKFIDLLKAAGDPLYEGSKLSVLEMASRIASLKCEFNLQHRCVDGFASLMNDAIPNNNQMGRTFNSTKKVLEGLELPHERIHTCPKGCLLFWKGDAQLDKCRVCGSDRYKKTAKGKLIPAKVLIYFPITPRLQRLYATKNISEDMTWHAKNPRVQNTFAHPSDSQAWKHLDTTFPNFASEPRNVRLGLCTDGFAPHGKFGSQYSCWPVILTPYNLPPSMCMKRPFMFLSLLVPGPKNPKGNLDVYMQPLIEELKQLWEVGAMTYDISSKQNFNLRAALLWTISDFSAYGMLSGWSTAGKKACPYCMDKSKAFWLEHGGKVSWFDCHRQFLPHDHPFRKNKTAFCKNKVENGMGPHIMCGEELWQCVKDLPKATDGPEALKKLKSAKMGWFKQSILWELPYWKDLLLRHNLDVMHIEKNFFDQLINTVMDVKGSTSDTTSARKDMAKYCKRRQLELGNGNQTMPKAPFALDKAQKKVLCEWVRDLKFPDAYASNLSRCVNLQSCKLYGMKSHDCHVFMERLLPVALKELLPLHVWKAITEISQFFRDLCAPTIKASDIDRLDKNIAEILCKLEKIFPPAFFNSMEHLPVHLPHEAKVGGPVQYRWMYPFERFLNHLKRKVGNKARVEGSICNAYLMEEITNFCSHYFQPEVDTKARDLGRNVHSVVENQHDVNIPEMFRVDCGRAPTNGRLRFLQDMEYDRAHLYVLANSGILGEYERKFEEHIIQTQPHIVMEDIWSKCEAQFPEWFKSHVLRSLSPNDVTRALAMGPSRQVRTWSRFYANGYNFQTHDYGKHKSTMNYGVCVQSPDEVDYFGILEEVVELSYCGKLQEYKTILFKCSWMDSVKGMNIHEQYKLVEVNHSKRYPKYDPFVLSYQVSQVYFAHYPSLKRDKAQWWAVFKTKARSVIDAPVDLDFLQEDANEVSSALCAPDEIPDYEDQDDDDDDDINDGDADSMSDEDEDDEDEDEDDEDEDDGDDDIDDDDDDGDDDDADDSDGYDD from the exons ATGAAAAGAAGAGAGCGTAGTTGGATGTATGATAGACTCGACGGGCGCAATCTTAAGCCCGACTTTCTCAAGGGGGTTGGAGAGTTCATTGAGTTTTGCAAAGAGCATCCAACATGCAATGATGGTGACAAAATAAGATGCCCATGCCCCTTGTGTGATAACAGGCGTTTTCATGATACTGAAACAGTTAGAGTACATTTGTACAAGAAGGGGTTTGTTCGTAATTACTATCAATGGATATGTCAAGGGGAAAGCTTAGTAGAGTCCTCGCGTGTTCAGCCAAATCAATATCGGGATATGGTTATTGATGCTCTTGGAAATAATCAAGAGCATTTGGTGAATGAAGAGGGTAATTCAGTTGAAGAAGAACCAAATGATGAAGCTAAGAAGTTTATAGACCTTCTAAAGGCAGCTGGAGATCCATTATATGAAGGGAGCAAACTCTCTGTGTTGGAGATGGCATCAAGAATTGCAAGTTTGAAATGTGAATTCAACTTACAACACAGGTGTGTGGATGGGTTTGCATCTTTGATGAATGATGCGATTCCAAATAACAACCAAATGGGTAGAACTTTCAATAGCACAAAGAAGGTTCTTGAGGGCTTGGAACTTCCTCATGAGAGGATCCACACATGCcctaaaggttgtttgctcttcTGGAAAGGCGATGCACAGTTAGATAAATGTAGAGTATGCGGAAGTGATCGGTATAAGAAGACTGCAAAGGGTAAGCTTATTCCAGCAAAAGTTCTAATCTATTTTCCAATCACACCGAGGTTGCAAAGGTTGTATGCTACCAAGAACATTTCGGAGGATATGACTTGGCATGCCAAGAATCCCCGAGTTCAAAACACCTTCGCACATCCTAGTGATAGTCAAGCGTGGAAGCACTTGGATACAACCTTTCCTAATTTCGCATCAGAGCCACGAAATGTCAGGCTTGGTTTGTGCACAGATGGATTTGCCCCCCATGGTAAATTTGGATCCCAATATTCATGTTGGCCGGTTATTCTTACACCATACAACTTGCCTCCATCGATGTGTATGAAAAGACCATTCATGTTCCTTTCTTTGCTCGTTCCCGGTCCTAAAAATCCTAAAGGAAACTTGGATGTGTACATGCAACCACTCATTGAAGAGTTGAAACAGTTATGGGAGGTTGGGGCTATGACTTATGACATCTCAAGCAAGCAGAATTTCAACCTCCGCGCAGCCCTTTTGTGGACTATTAGTGATTTTTCTGCATATGGAATGCTATCTGGATGGTCCACGGCCGGAAAGAAGGCTTGCCCTTATTGTATGGATAAAAGCAAGGCATTTTGGCTTGAACATGGAGGTAAAGTTTCATGGTTTGATTGTCATCGACAATTCCTTCCACATGATCACCCTTTTCGAAAGAATAAAACAGCTTTCTGCAAAAACAAAGTTGAAAATGGCATGGGTCCGCATATAATGTGTGGAGAAGAATTGTGGCAATGCGTGAAGGACTTGCCTAAAGCAACTGATGGTCCTGAAGCTCTTAAGAAGTTGAAGAGTGCCAAAATGGGTTGGTTCAAACAAAGTATTCTATGGGAACTCCCATATTGGAAGGATTTGCTTCTTCGTCACAACTTGGATGTCATGCACATTGAAAAGAACTTTTTTGACCAACTCATAAACACTGTGATGGATGTGAAAGGTAGCACCTCGGACACCACTAGTGCAAGGAAAGATATGGCTAAGTATTGTAAACGTCGGCAGTTAGAGCTTGGAAATGGAAATCAAACCATGCCAAAAGCACCCTTTGCACTTGACAAGGCTCAAAAGAAGGTGTTATGTGAATGGGTTCGAGACTTGAAATTCCCGGATGCTTATGCTTCAAACTTGAGCAGGTGTGTTAATCTTCAATCATGCAAGCTGTATGGAATGAAGAGCCACGATTGTCATGTCTTCATGGAGAGGTTACTTCCGGTTGCTTTGAAGGAGTTGCTTCCCTTGCATGTTTGGAAGGCAATTACAGAGATTAGTCAATTCTTCCGAGACTTATGCGCCCCCACTATCAAAGCGAGTGACATAGATCGCTTGGATAAGAATATAGCTGAGATCTTGTGCAAGCTAGAGAAGATTTTTCCACCTGCATTTTTCAACTCAATGGAACACTTGCCAGTTCATCTTCCACATGAGGCAAAGGTTGGTGGTCCCGTCCAGTACAGGTGGATGTACCCATTTGAAAG GTTTCTTAACCATTTGAAGCGTAAGGTTGGAAATAAGGCACGTGTAGAAGGCTCCATATGCAATGCTTACCTAATGGAGGAGATTACGAACTTTTGTTCCCACTATTTTCAACCTGAGGTTGACACCAAAGCAAGGGATCTAGGAAGAAATGTCCATTCGGTTGTTGAGAACCAACATGACGTTAATATCCCCGAGATGTTCAGGGTGGATTGTGGTCGTGCACCTACTAATGGCCGTTTGCGCTTCTTGCAAGACATGGAGTATGATCGAGCACATCTTTATGTGCTTGCAAACAGTGGCATCTTAGGTGAATATGAAAG GAAATTTGAGGAGCACATTATCCAAACTCAACCTCACATAGTAATGGAGGATATTTGGAGTAAATGCGAAGCCCAGTTCCCTGAATGGTTTAAATCACAT GTTCTCCGGTCTTTGAGTCCTAATGATGTGACACGGGCGCTTGCGATGGGCCCCTCTAGACAAGTAAGGACATGGAGCCGGTTCTATGCGAATGGatataattttcaaactcatgacTACGGCAAACACAAGTCAACTATGAATTATGGAGTGTGTGTACAAAGTCCTGATGAAGTTGACTACTTTGGCATTTTGGAGGAGGTGGTTGAACTTTCTTATTGTGGTAAGCTTCAAGAGTACAAGACAATCTTGTTTAAGTGCAGCTGGATGGATTCCGTGAAGGGTATGAACATTCATGAACAATACAAACTTGTTGAGGTCAATCATTCTAAGAGATACCCAAAGTATGACCCGTTTGTATTGTCTTACCAAGTTAGTCAAGTATACTTTGCACACTACCCCAGTTTGAAGAGGGATAAAGCCCAATGGTGGGCTGTGTTTAAAACTAAGGCAAGGTCTGTGATTGATGCTCCGGTTGACTTAGACTTTCTACAAGAAGATGCAAATGAGGTTTCTTCAGCTCTTTGTGCTCCAGATGAGATCCCAGATTATGAAGatcaagatgatgatgatgatgacgataTTAATGATGGTGATGCTGATAGTATGAgtgatgaggatgaggatgatgaagatgaggatgaggatgatgaggatgaggatgatggtgatgatgacattgatgatgatgatgacgatggtgatgatgatgatgctgatGATTCTGATGGATACGACgattaa